A stretch of Mycobacterium sp. ITM-2016-00316 DNA encodes these proteins:
- a CDS encoding MspA family porin, producing MTFRNAAVAAAVSVAMLSCPAALAQAEVVVVPDVTRTTTTVDGWQVTLTMTEARIDAVPNMAGAPYTKEGYLSARFTLSVEGAGVRPVDSGQLVVGAQLGCQIDLSDGLDLGVGFDTDLFDDTTVLGVGPDIGTTLRSGGIATVGLGVKSLKGSVATISVQDAHVQVDECGGLVTARLFASAQTSSEVSDDALNVYGQVLPL from the coding sequence TTGACGTTCCGGAATGCTGCGGTTGCCGCCGCGGTGAGCGTGGCCATGCTCAGTTGCCCCGCCGCCTTGGCGCAGGCTGAAGTCGTCGTCGTGCCGGACGTGACCCGGACGACGACGACGGTGGACGGTTGGCAGGTGACGCTGACGATGACCGAGGCCCGAATCGACGCGGTGCCGAACATGGCCGGTGCTCCCTACACCAAAGAGGGTTATCTCAGTGCAAGATTCACCCTGTCCGTCGAGGGCGCGGGTGTTCGGCCGGTCGACTCCGGGCAGCTGGTGGTGGGTGCGCAGCTCGGCTGCCAGATCGATCTCAGCGATGGCCTGGATCTGGGGGTCGGCTTCGATACCGACTTGTTCGATGACACCACGGTCCTGGGTGTCGGTCCCGATATCGGCACGACACTGCGCTCCGGCGGCATCGCGACCGTCGGACTCGGGGTCAAGTCGCTGAAGGGGTCGGTCGCCACCATCTCGGTTCAGGATGCCCATGTTCAGGTCGACGAGTGCGGCGGATTGGTCACCGCTCGTCTGTTCGCATCGGCTCAGACCAGCTCCGAGGTATCCGATGACGCGCTCAACGTCTACGGCCAGGTGCTTCCGCTGTGA